One Brevibacillus choshinensis genomic window carries:
- the dxs gene encoding 1-deoxy-D-xylulose-5-phosphate synthase, with amino-acid sequence MLLTTINDPQDLKKCSQPQLYTLATEIRQFLVENLSKTGGHLAPNLGVVELTLALHYAFESPRDKLIWDVGHQAYVHKMLTGRREMFPTLRQYKGLCGFPKMIESPHDVWETGHSSTSLSAAMGMATARDLKKEKNHVVAVIGDGALTGGMALEALNHIGHERKNVIVVLNDNEMSIAPNVGALHNYLGKLRSTENYQWAKDELEGLLKSIPAVGGKLANMAERFKDSMKYLLVSGVLFEELGFTYIGPIDGHDIGLLLDTMKTAKQTKGPVLIHAITKKGKGYAPAEADSVKWHGIGTYKIESGDTPKSAPTYTSIFADTMMKLASEDQRIVAVTPAMPAGSGLIPFGQKYPDRLFDVGIAEQHACTFAAGLATQGLKPVLAIYSTFLQRAYDQLIHDVARQKLNVVFAVDRAGLVGADGETHQGMYDTAFMRIIPNMVIMAPKDENELRHMMKTAAVYEDGPISYRYPRLPARGVEMDEDLKVLPIGKAEIVEEGKHVAIVSFGHIFEVAEQAAKQLRAEGFEPMLINARFCKPLDEELLLRLAHEGYRIITVEEGSEMGGFGTAVLECYNRAGCDDVHVEMVAVPDYFVEHGSVKEQRLEVGLTAEDIASRVRALMPSKGVVEA; translated from the coding sequence GCTGGCCCTGCACTATGCTTTTGAAAGCCCTAGGGACAAATTGATTTGGGACGTGGGCCATCAGGCGTATGTACATAAAATGTTGACGGGGCGCCGTGAGATGTTCCCGACTCTGCGTCAATACAAAGGATTGTGCGGGTTTCCAAAAATGATCGAAAGTCCTCATGACGTCTGGGAAACCGGGCACAGCAGTACATCTTTGTCTGCTGCGATGGGGATGGCAACGGCACGGGACCTGAAAAAAGAAAAAAATCACGTGGTTGCCGTGATCGGGGATGGAGCACTGACAGGCGGAATGGCGCTCGAAGCACTGAACCATATCGGTCATGAGCGCAAAAATGTGATTGTCGTACTGAATGACAATGAGATGTCAATCGCTCCAAATGTGGGGGCTTTGCATAACTATTTGGGCAAATTGCGTTCCACCGAGAATTATCAATGGGCCAAGGATGAGCTGGAGGGGCTTTTGAAATCCATCCCGGCGGTTGGCGGGAAATTGGCGAACATGGCCGAGCGCTTCAAGGACAGCATGAAGTATTTGCTGGTTTCCGGCGTTCTATTCGAAGAACTCGGATTTACGTACATCGGTCCGATTGATGGCCATGACATAGGTCTTCTGCTGGATACAATGAAGACAGCGAAGCAGACAAAAGGGCCAGTCCTGATTCATGCGATTACGAAAAAAGGAAAAGGGTATGCCCCGGCTGAAGCGGACTCTGTCAAATGGCACGGGATCGGCACCTATAAGATCGAGTCTGGAGATACACCGAAATCAGCGCCGACGTATACGTCCATCTTCGCTGATACGATGATGAAGCTGGCGAGTGAGGATCAGAGGATCGTAGCCGTTACGCCGGCAATGCCTGCAGGCTCCGGATTGATTCCATTCGGACAGAAATATCCAGATCGATTGTTTGACGTAGGTATTGCGGAGCAGCATGCTTGTACCTTTGCAGCGGGTCTGGCGACACAGGGCTTAAAGCCCGTCCTGGCCATTTACTCCACGTTTTTGCAGCGGGCATACGATCAGCTGATTCACGATGTAGCGCGTCAAAAGCTGAATGTCGTCTTTGCGGTGGACCGTGCGGGATTGGTTGGCGCGGACGGGGAGACTCATCAAGGGATGTACGATACGGCTTTCATGCGAATCATTCCCAACATGGTCATCATGGCTCCAAAAGACGAGAATGAGCTGCGTCACATGATGAAAACAGCAGCTGTGTACGAAGACGGCCCCATTTCCTACCGTTACCCGCGTTTGCCAGCACGGGGAGTGGAAATGGACGAAGATCTGAAGGTGCTCCCAATCGGTAAAGCGGAAATTGTGGAAGAGGGCAAGCACGTTGCCATCGTATCCTTTGGCCATATCTTCGAGGTTGCCGAGCAGGCAGCGAAACAGCTTCGTGCTGAAGGCTTCGAGCCAATGCTGATCAATGCACGCTTCTGCAAGCCGTTGGACGAAGAGCTGTTGCTGCGTCTCGCTCATGAAGGCTATCGGATCATTACCGTAGAGGAAGGTTCGGAGATGGGCGGCTTCGGCACCGCTGTACTCGAATGCTACAATCGTGCCGGCTGTGACGATGTGCATGTGGAAATGGTTGCCGTACCAGACTATTTTGTCGAGCACGGCAGTGTCAAAGAACAACGGCTAGAAGTAGGACTCACGGCAGAGGACATCGCTTCCCGCGTGCGCGCTTTGATGCCTTCGAAGGGCGTAGTGGAAGCATGA
- a CDS encoding TlyA family RNA methyltransferase — MSIRKERVDVLLVERGLYETREKAKAAVMAGLVQVAGERCDKPGTKFPEDVAITVKGEVHPYVGRGGLKLEKALRVFGIDMTNRVMMDIGASTGGFTDCALQHGARLVYAIDVGYGQLAWSLRQDERVVVMERTNFRHLDPETFDHEMPDSASIDVSFISLRLILPVLYRFLKQGGDVVALVKPQFEAGKEKVGKNGIVRDPETHQAVLTDIGEFARGLGFALKGLDFSPITGGEGNIEFVMHAAKSDAGLDSEEWLKLVTEVVASAHAVLK, encoded by the coding sequence ATGAGCATACGAAAAGAACGCGTAGATGTCCTGCTCGTGGAGCGGGGCTTGTACGAAACGAGAGAAAAAGCAAAAGCGGCAGTGATGGCCGGGCTCGTGCAAGTGGCTGGCGAGCGGTGTGACAAGCCGGGAACCAAATTCCCGGAGGATGTCGCCATCACGGTCAAGGGCGAGGTCCATCCCTATGTCGGGCGGGGTGGACTCAAGCTGGAAAAAGCATTGCGGGTATTTGGGATCGACATGACGAATCGGGTCATGATGGATATCGGTGCATCCACCGGGGGATTTACGGACTGTGCCCTGCAGCATGGTGCGCGTCTCGTTTATGCGATCGACGTGGGCTACGGTCAATTGGCCTGGAGCCTGCGGCAGGACGAGCGGGTCGTCGTGATGGAGCGAACCAATTTCCGTCATCTGGATCCCGAAACGTTTGACCATGAGATGCCTGACTCGGCGTCCATCGATGTATCCTTCATATCCTTGCGTTTGATATTGCCGGTTTTGTACCGCTTTCTCAAGCAGGGGGGAGACGTGGTCGCTCTTGTGAAGCCGCAGTTTGAGGCAGGCAAGGAGAAGGTCGGGAAAAATGGCATTGTACGCGACCCAGAGACGCATCAAGCCGTTTTGACAGACATCGGCGAATTTGCACGAGGTCTTGGGTTCGCACTCAAAGGTTTGGATTTTTCCCCGATCACAGGGGGAGAAGGCAATATTGAATTCGTCATGCATGCTGCAAAAAGCGACGCGGGACTGGATTCGGAGGAGTGGCTGAAACTGGTAACTGAGGTAGTCGCTTCTG